From the Huiozyma naganishii CBS 8797 chromosome 13, complete genome genome, the window GCTGCCCGTCCAGTTGCCCGCGCGACGCGGGCTCCCCTGGACCACGCACAAGCGTCACCACTTTGTTGTTCCCTTGCTCTAAGTACGACGACCCGTCCGCAGAGTGCGCGTGCGTGCTGATCGACGCCTGGAACCGCCGCAGCTCGTTCCACCGCCGGCCGTCCAACCGCAGCCCCTCGGGCGAGTACACTTCCAGTCTCGACATCGTTCTCAATGCAGCTTCGTGGGGGGTTGTCTCAGCAGTtgtagtggtagtagtagtagtaaccgtcttcttgttcttgataaaattttccaactGTGCGATGAGTAGCagacggtgacggtgaaGGTGACGCTGTCTGGTTCAATTGGGCCCCTCGGCGATGTCCTGGACACACTGTGCGACGATGTAGACGTTGGCGAGGAAAAACGCTGCCGCGGCGGCGAACAGTCCAGGGTAGAACACGTTTGAACCGAGGAATTCAAGCTGGTACGCCTCGTAGAGCCAAATTGCTTGTGTTCCCGCCCACGCGAGCAACATCGGGCATCCTTGCGCCCACCAGCGGAGTCTTGTGTCCGCCAAGTAGAACGGTAGCAACGTCAGGTACCATATGAAGTACTGCGACGTGCAGACTTTATTGAACGCGACAAAGGCGACCGTCTGAACGAACTGCACGCTCATGAGCAGTCTGAACTGTGCTTGAGCAGTGGCCTTGACACGGTACTGTAGAACCATGGGTCCCACAAGTGTCACGAGGGCCTGTGGTAAGAATGCGAGCCGTGTCGCCCAAGGTGCTGGCCCCAATTGGGCGGAGTCGAAGTAGAGCAGGACGTTCCACAGGGAGAAGTTGTGGCGGTGGTCTAACCGCACGACGTGATACAGTAATGCCTCGTCGAGGAATTGTTGTCCGTACAGCGCGTACATCCACGCTGTCAGTGCGACGAGCACCCCagcacaacaacaacccACAGTGAACAGTGTGCGGAACGGGGCACGGGACCTGGAGAGGATGAACACTGCCCAGGGCCCAGCGTACACTATGGGGTACATCTTGACGTGGATCGCCAGTCCGAGTAACAACCCTGCCGTAGCGTGGGACCCCCGCACGAGACAGTACATCGCTCCGAGGATGAGCACGCAGAGGACCGGTTCTGCGTTCCCGCGGGTACTGATAGTGATGACCATTGGGTTGAGTAACCATAACGCCGTAAGAACCAGTCTTCGGCGTTCCGAGCAACGGGTCTCCGGGTACGCTCTGCGGAGGATCAGGTAGATCAGCAGGCCTGTGACGATGTCCGCGAGCATGAAGACGAGTTTCGTCGCGTGGAACCAGTGGCATTGCCAATTGATCAACGCGACCCAGCTGAGCAAAGGTGTGTACCGGTACGTGTCCCTCTCGTAGGGAGATCCACCATTGTACACGAACCCAGCAGCGTCGTGGAACACGTTGTAGTCGACGTCAGTGTACTTCAGAGTGAAGTGAGCGTCCTGGTACAGTCCGTAGCAGAAGAAGGCGACCCGTGCTGCGACACCAATTGCAGCGAGCCACACAAACGCACGACTGACACCGTGTGATGCACTTGTAGGGACCATCAGCGGCTTCGTATcgttgtggttgtggttgtaattgtagtagtagtagtaatAGGTTGTTTATAAGAAGCGCTATTTAAGACTCACAGTTCATTGAAACGAAGAACAACGGACTGTAACGATGAGcagtggtagtggtggtaGTAGCAGTACTAGCAGTGGTACTACGGAGGTGCTGTCGTACGAGGAGATTGCAGAGTGTATCAGCAGTGGCAGCAAGCCCCGGAACATCGTTGCCGTACCAAACGTTGTGTTGGACGCAACACTAGCTAGTAAGAGTGCACTACCGCGGAGACCGAAACCCTGGGAGCACAAGCAGGTACAAGAATGAGTCTCGAGATGAGGGACGTCGTGCCGCTGCTTCTGAACGTGTCGCACTACGTCACTGATTTAGTGTACGTGCTGTACTACCTGGATAATATGCAGATGGAGGGGGGCAACACAGCGACACTTGCAGCAAAGCGCACTGACCTGCTTCACCGCGTGGTCCAATTCAGGGACGCGTTGCGTGAGAGGCTCCCCCCCGCGGAGGAGCAAGACGGTGACACCGTCTCTGCGAGACGAAACGTACTTGCTATGTGTCGAATCCTGTTGCTCGACGACCAGTTACAGCAGTCCGTGCGCGACACAAACGTGCTGTGTCTACAGCTACTCTCCCAGAACGAAGAACGAGGCggtagcagcagcagcaacggcAGACTCGCCCAGCAGTTGCAGAACTGCCAACTCGGCCTGTTCAACCTGGTGCAGTTCATCGAGAACTGCACGCAccaccaagaacaagaacaagaacaagaacccACAATTGCGTCCCCCGCAGTTGGGACCGCACTACGCGAGGACCTCTCTGCCAGCTGGCAGGTCCAAACAGACCTGTTGAACTGCCTCGTGTTCGACCTCATCGCGAAGTGCCCCGCCATCAGGACCCGTTACGCGGCATCAGTGCGCTGCACCACCGCAGAACAGCAAACCCCGGAACAGTTCGCCGCGTTCCTGCACTGGCtgaaacaagaagaagtccTCGCAGGCGTCCCGCAGTTGTAGCCACTACCCAACCTTCTACCTCGTATACACCGTATACACACGATACATTATATAATAATCACGAATTGAATAATCGACTTCCACCAAGACGTTGGATCTTCAGTTGGGCAAGAAGGAACCCAATTAGCACACTACAGAATGTCTGATGTGTTCCGCGAGCTGAACGGGAAACTGCTGTTCCCCGTGGACTA encodes:
- the GPI14 gene encoding glycosylphosphatidylinositol-alpha 1,4 mannosyltransferase I (similar to Saccharomyces cerevisiae GPI14 (YJR013W); ancestral locus Anc_5.147); the protein is MVPTSASHGVSRAFVWLAAIGVAARVAFFCYGLYQDAHFTLKYTDVDYNVFHDAAGFVYNGGSPYERDTYRYTPLLSWVALINWQCHWFHATKLVFMLADIVTGLLIYLILRRAYPETRCSERRRLVLTALWLLNPMVITISTRGNAEPVLCVLILGAMYCLVRGSHATAGLLLGLAIHVKMYPIVYAGPWAVFILSRSRAPFRTLFTVGCCCAGVLVALTAWMYALYGQQFLDEALLYHVVRLDHRHNFSLWNVLLYFDSAQLGPAPWATRLAFLPQALVTLVGPMVLQYRVKATAQAQFRLLMSVQFVQTVAFVAFNKVCTSQYFIWYLTLLPFYLADTRLRWWAQGCPMLLAWAGTQAIWLYEAYQLEFLGSNVFYPGLFAAAAAFFLANVYIVAQCVQDIAEGPN
- the KNAG0M01370 gene encoding uncharacterized protein (similar to Saccharomyces cerevisiae YJR012C; ancestral locus Anc_5.148) codes for the protein MSSGSGGSSSTSSGTTEVLSYEEIAECISSGSKPRNIVAVPNVVLDATLASKSALPRRPKPWEHKQVQE
- the CAL4 gene encoding Cal4p (similar to Saccharomyces cerevisiae YJR011C; ancestral locus Anc_5.150), which produces MSLEMRDVVPLLLNVSHYVTDLVYVLYYLDNMQMEGGNTATLAAKRTDLLHRVVQFRDALRERLPPAEEQDGDTVSARRNVLAMCRILLLDDQLQQSVRDTNVLCLQLLSQNEERGGSSSSNGRLAQQLQNCQLGLFNLVQFIENCTHHQEQEQEQEPTIASPAVGTALREDLSASWQVQTDLLNCLVFDLIAKCPAIRTRYAASVRCTTAEQQTPEQFAAFLHWLKQEEVLAGVPQL